The following is a genomic window from Tautonia marina.
GCCGTTCCGGCCGATTACGACGGCGACGGTGTAACCGACATGGCGGTTTACCGAAGGGAAAGCGACTTGCTCCCTGGAGCTGCGCACTGGTTCGCGGTTCTCTCGGGGGGTGGAGTGATCAACCAGGCCTTTGGCGCCCCCGGAGACGACGCCATTCCGGCCGACTATGACGGCGATGGAATTACGGATCTGGCGGTATATCGGCAAGAGAGTGACATCCTGCCAGGGGCGGCACACTGGTTCGCGACGTTGTCTTTGGGAGGAGTAATCAACCAGCCATTCGGCGGCACGGAGGATATGGCAATTCCAGGCGATTACGACGGTGACGGGAAGTCTGATCTCGTGGTCTTTCGAAACGATAGCGACCTCGTGCCGGGGGCTTCGCATTGGCTCGGAACACTGTCGGGCGGGGGCATCCTCAACCAAGCCTTCGGCGGACCCTGGGACGACCCAGCTCCAGCCGATCACGACGGTGACGGGATCACCGACCCCGCCGTCTACCGTCCGCAAAGTTCCGAGGCCTTCTTGCTCCAATCACACGACCAAGCACTCGCACTCGCATTTGACAACATGGGGCTCGGTCTGCGTACCCGCCTTCTCGGGCCGCTCTGGCTGCCGATTGAAGCAGAGGGTCGAAGATCGATCTCGCTCACTAACAGCGGCCCTGCCGATTCCCTGGTCGGTTCACCCGTTACCTGGACGGCAGGGTCTAGTGGTTTTGGCGACTCAGCGGTCTACCAATTTCGAGTTGGGCAGGTCGGCGGCCCCTCATCAGTCGTCCGTGACTTCAGCGTGAGCAACAGCTTTACCTGGACCCCGATGCAGGAAGGGGACTTTTGGGTCCAGGTTGTGGTAAAGGCGGGCTTCAACTCCGAGACGAGCGATTCGACAAGTGCGAATTACAACGCAATCTCTCGGGTCGTGGGATCTGAAGCGACGGTTAGCCCAACCTCCAATCCGCTGGTGGCGCTCTACAGTGCGCCTTCCTCGGAGGGTGGGACGATGTTTGTCGAGTTCAGGCCCCTGGGCTCGGATGGGCCGTGGTCCAAGACCGACGCACTGCCGATCGAGTCGGGCCTGAGCACCAATTTCCTGGTCGCCGGCATGCTTGCCGATGCGACGTACGAAATGCGCCACGTTATCGATGACGGATCTGCGTCGGCCGCAATCGCATTTACGACTGGGGCATTGCCGACGAACCTGAATTTCCCGAGCTTCTCGATCGACCAGGCTCCGACTGATGAGGCCGATCTCACGCAAAACCTCGTGGTCCATTTCGGTCTGTTGCAACCACCGGGTACGATCAATACCTTGGCGACAGATCGTGATGGGAATATTGCTTGGTACTTTGATTCCGTGGCCCAGGCATTCCCCAACATCGGATTGAGCATTGCCCCTGGTGGATCGGTGTTGTTGGCAAGTTATCAAGATGGTCATCGGCTACGCGAGGTCGACTTGGCGGGTAATACGATTTGGGAGACAAACATAGGCGCGGTCAATGCTCAGTTGGCCAAGTTGGGCCAAGACTCGATCGTTAGTTTTCACCACGACGCCGAGCGTTTACCGAACGGCAAGACGGCTGTCCTTGCGAATGGACTTAGGACGATCGATGTCGATGGCACACCAACCGAGTACCTCGGCGATATGGTCCTCGTCTTCAACGAGAACCTTGAGGTGGAGTGGGTCTGGGATGCCTTTGATTGGCTTGACACCAACCGCCTCCCGATCAACGGCGACTTCGGCCCGGAAGACTGGATGCACTCGAACGCGGTCTCCTGGTCTCCTGCCGACGGCAATCTGGTGATCTCCGTGCGCCACCAGAACTGGGTGATCAAGATCGATTACGCCAACGGGACCGGCGACGGCCACGTCGTCTGGCGTCTGGGTGAGGACGGGGACTTCACTCTCAATTCCTCGGACCCATCCCCTTGGTTCTCGTACCAGCACGATGCCAACTATGTGGATAACACAACCCTGATAATCTTTGATAATGGGAACACGCGTCGTTTGTTGGATGACGAGGCGCACAGTCGCGGCCAAGCCTTTGTCTTGGATGAAGCGATGATGCAGGCGAGCCTGGTCTTGAACGCCGACCTCGGAGGCTTTGCAGTGGCCCTGGGAAGCGCTCAGCGGCTGCCCAACGGTAATTTCGTGTTCAACTCGGGAATAGAAGCGCATACCATCGAGGTTCTCCCCGATGAGTCAACGGCTTTTCAGCAAACCATGGCCATACAAGGGCGAGGGCTCCAATATCGTTCGTACATTTACGACACGCTCTATGGAAGGCCCACGTGGTCTGAAGGCTAGGAGCGTTCGAGCCTGAAAGAGTCGGCACCGAGAGGGATAGAAATCCCTATTCCTCTCGGCTCCGACGAACCAGGCCCGCTCATGACTCGCACTTCCGTTCGTGGAGTGGGGTTCCCTATCGGGTGGCTTGATCAAACGCCTACGTCATCGGCGGGCCTCGGTCGCGATCAGAGGTAGCTGGGCGATTCGACACGCCGCTCGGCTTCCGCCTCCGCCGCCAGTCGATCAGCCTCGGCATCGGAGAGCGTCCAACGCTCGTCTGTCCAGTCCGGCCACGGAGCCCAAGGCTCGGCGTGTTCGGCCAGTTGGGAGGCATACCATTCGGCGTCGGCGGTCGAGTAGCCGACCCGAGGGAGGGGGTTGCCGTAGGCGTCGGTCGGGCGATCGAGCCGAGGCCGAAGCGGGTGGTCTTGACGCGGCGGGTGCTGTCGAAAAGGATCGTCATGGGTGGGGCTCCTTGCTAGCCTTGCCCTCGGGGGGTCGGGTGAGTACCAGTCACTCGGCCCCCTCTCGTTTTCTGGCTTGCCCTTTGCTCGTCCGACATAAAACTGTATATTAATATGTAGCATAAAATCCAACATCGGTGTGCCCATAAAATCAGCAAAACAGGGGAGCGATCCATGGCGGACGCCACGCGCACCCGAGGCCGACCGCCGTCTGAGCGGAAGCGGACGGGCC
Proteins encoded in this region:
- a CDS encoding aryl-sulfate sulfotransferase, with protein sequence MHRPEWMPLEVRNLLAVSLMGDGPFSLVGSPVAWTATTSDHGESPVYQFSVGQLGEALTVVRDFSPDNSFRWSPMDEGDHEVRVTVKESFSAEVSESESEIYTAESRVVGDEAVIRPRENPRPVGSASRFFDVDGDLGADLLVYDTDTATWVITYADGRQETKLFGAPRDVGIPGDYDGDGVTDLAVFRPVSDILPGTSHWFAVLSGGGVINQAFGAAGDEAVPADYDGDGVTDMAVYRRESDLLPGAAHWFAVLSGGGVINQAFGAPGDDAIPADYDGDGITDLAVYRQESDILPGAAHWFATLSLGGVINQPFGGTEDMAIPGDYDGDGKSDLVVFRNDSDLVPGASHWLGTLSGGGILNQAFGGPWDDPAPADHDGDGITDPAVYRPQSSEAFLLQSHDQALALAFDNMGLGLRTRLLGPLWLPIEAEGRRSISLTNSGPADSLVGSPVTWTAGSSGFGDSAVYQFRVGQVGGPSSVVRDFSVSNSFTWTPMQEGDFWVQVVVKAGFNSETSDSTSANYNAISRVVGSEATVSPTSNPLVALYSAPSSEGGTMFVEFRPLGSDGPWSKTDALPIESGLSTNFLVAGMLADATYEMRHVIDDGSASAAIAFTTGALPTNLNFPSFSIDQAPTDEADLTQNLVVHFGLLQPPGTINTLATDRDGNIAWYFDSVAQAFPNIGLSIAPGGSVLLASYQDGHRLREVDLAGNTIWETNIGAVNAQLAKLGQDSIVSFHHDAERLPNGKTAVLANGLRTIDVDGTPTEYLGDMVLVFNENLEVEWVWDAFDWLDTNRLPINGDFGPEDWMHSNAVSWSPADGNLVISVRHQNWVIKIDYANGTGDGHVVWRLGEDGDFTLNSSDPSPWFSYQHDANYVDNTTLIIFDNGNTRRLLDDEAHSRGQAFVLDEAMMQASLVLNADLGGFAVALGSAQRLPNGNFVFNSGIEAHTIEVLPDESTAFQQTMAIQGRGLQYRSYIYDTLYGRPTWSEG